A genomic window from Cotesia glomerata isolate CgM1 linkage group LG7, MPM_Cglom_v2.3, whole genome shotgun sequence includes:
- the LOC123269705 gene encoding ras guanine nucleotide exchange factor B-like, with product MNGQNNYSHFGSFISNSETINNDLGLQIPIVNVSPIVYGNRQVSNRSASYSSSNGYLSRDSPSSLSPPETGSSNRSSFSYSSEISQDDFFMDSLVNGIIEGVTFDEDVLSSEVKLASSNDPQNHYCRDGTVSFYEISSTMQQKNSNEMTDTYLLPMASSPNIFFNSPLLQLPSRINPTPSLLSFCNIHPDNAIMYCYTCPAIMCDMCQMNVHDCHLTMELAKASEVAENQSNQALDEIEGYISIIESNIQKLSKSSNDISYKAYKVKQNVSSNIKQVVNAVLEREKELYLHIEEIKTAKQTFIKYQQEILRNTVGQLMRITKAISEAKNYLNISGNPENLIAVKEKASVEISKIKSEGLIYAQLKDHWLSFSGSIDSLLDAITQYGTVKTSPMGSIGDGRALKGRGNSPLLIQPYQQQYRQHHHQQQQQRQQHQHQRYHQQQQQQQQQQQQQQQQQQQQQQQQQQQQQQQQQQQQQQQQQQLQQQQQQQLQQKKQQQQQQQPQLQRYQDHQFQLPQQNSYKVVLQYYTGSLSPERNVASTNVPVVVKIRKDSPSPNPVLTIGDEGEKDNNLCRPWGIACDKEGNIIVADRSNNQIKVYDQNGNFIRKFGTRGSGPGQFDRPAGIVVDKRNRVIVADKDNHRIQIVSKYGDYLLAFGEKGMRNGQFNYPWDVAVNTRCDIVVSDTRNHRIQLFNAEGEFLRKYGFETMQLMWKLLDSPRSVSFTPNGDILVSDFNNHHIVIIDYQLQKAKIFGPEKRAHPFLRIQGMKVDDFGNIVIADSRNNRIQVLDSEGNLKCKFGSVGKGVGQMDRPAGIALSPEGRIIVVDFGNNRILVY from the exons ATGAACGGACAAAATAACTACAGTCACTTCGGGAGTTTCATTTCAAATTCTGAAACGATAAATAATGATCTTGGACTCCAAATTCCGATTGTGAATGTATCTCCGATTGTGTATGGAAATCGTCAAGTTTCTAATCGA AGTGCTAGTTATTCATCATCCAACGGTTATTTGTCAAGAGATTCGCCGTCAAGTTTAAGTCCACCAGAAACAGGATCGTCAAACAGGAGTTCGTTTTCTTATAGTAGTGAAATATCTCAAGACGATTTTTTTATGGACTCATTAGTAAATGGTATTATTGAAGGCGTCACTTTTGATGAAGATGTATTATCATCTGAAGTTAAACTAGCTTCTTCTAATGACCCTCAAAATCATTATTGTCGTGATGGCACAGTTTCGTTTTATGAAATTTCTTCAACAATGCAGCAAAAA AACTCAAATGAAATGACTGATACGTATCTATTACCGATGGCATCTTCgccaaatatatttttcaattcacCGTTGCTTCAACTTCCTTCAAGAATAAATCCAACTCCATCTTTACTTTCATTTTGTAATATACATCCAGATAACGCCATAATGTATTGTTATACGTGCCCAGCAATAATGTGTGACATGTGTCAGATGAATGTTCATGATTGCCACTTGACAATGGAATTAGCCAAAGCATCTGAAGTTGCTGAAAACCAAAGTAATCAAGCTTTAGATGAGATTGAAGGCTATATTTCAATTATAGAATCAAACATACAAAAGCTTTCG AAATCCTCCAATGATATTAGTTACAAGGCATATAAAGTTAAACAAAATGTTTCTTCGAATATAAAGCAAGTAGTTAATGCTGTGCTGGAACGCGAAAAAGAACTTTACTTGCacattgaagaaataaaaactgCGAAgcaaacatttataaaataccaacaagaaattttgagaaaCACTGTGGGTCAGTTAATGAGGATAACTAAGGCAATATCTGAAGCTAAGAATTATCTTAACATCAGTGGAAATCCAGAAAATCTTATTGCCGTTAAAGAAAAAGCTTCTGTTgag ATATCAAAAATCAAATCCGAAGGTTTAATCTATGCACAATTAAAAGATCATTGGTTATCGTTTTCTGGATCGATCGATAGCCTTCTTGATGCAATTACTCAATATGGAACAGTCAAAACAAGCCCTATGGGATCAATTGGTGATGGTAGGGCTCTGAAAGGTCGTGGTAATTCACCTCTTTTAATTCAACCATATCAACAGCAATATAGACAACACCACCatcagcaacagcaacaacgACAACAACATCAACATCAACGCTACCAtcagcagcaacaacaacaacagcaacagcaacagcaacaacaacaacaacaacaacaacaacaacaacaacaacaacaacaacaacaacaacaacaacaacaacaa cagcagcaacaacaacaacaactgcagcaacaacaacaacaacaactgCAGCagaaaaaacaacaacaacaacaacaacaaccaCAACTGCAAAGGTACCAAGATCATCAATTTCAGTTACCACAACAAAATTCGTATAAAGTTGTGCTTCAATATTATACCGGGTCTCTGTCACCTGAAAGAAATGTTGCGTCTACGAATGTTCCAGTGGttgtaaaaattaggaaaGATTCACCGTCGCCTAACCCAGTCTTAACTATTGGTGATGAAGGCGAAAAAGACAATAATTTATGTCGTCCTTGGGGCATTGCTTGTGATAAAGAAGGAAATATTATTGTTGCTGATAGATCGAATAACCAAATTAAAGTATACGATCAAAATGGCAACTTTATAAGGAAATTTGGAACCCGTGGAAGTGGTCCAGGGCAGTTTGATAGGCCCGCAGGTATTGTTGTTGATAAACGCAACCGTGTTATTGTAGCAGACAAGGACAATCATCGAATTCAA ATTGTATCAAAATACGGTGACTATTTATTAGCGTTCGGTGAAAAAGGAATGAGGAATGGTCAATTTAATTATCCATGGGATGTAGCAGTTAATACACGTTGTGATATAGTTGTATCCGATACACGGAACCATCGTATTCAATTATTCAATGCAGAGGGTGAGTTTCTCCGTAAATACGGTTTTGAAACAATGCAGCTCATGTGGAAGTTGCTGGATTCACCAAGAAGCGTTAGTTTTACTCCTAATGGCGATATTCTTGTAtcagattttaataatcaccatatagttattattgattatcaaCTTCAAAAAGCTAAAATATTTGGTCCCGAAAAGAGAGCGCATCCGTTTTTAAGAATACAAGGTATGAAGGTTGATGATTTTGGAAACATAGTTATTGCTGATTCGCGTAATAATAGAATACAGGTGTTAGATTCAGAAGGTAATCTTAAATGTAAATTTGGAAGTGTGGGAAAAGGTGTAGGTCAGATGGATCGCCCTGCTGGTATTGCGTTATCTCCCGAAGGCCGAATTATAGTTGTTGATTTCGGTAACAACCGAATCTTGGtatattaa